A region of Numida meleagris isolate 19003 breed g44 Domestic line chromosome 26, NumMel1.0, whole genome shotgun sequence DNA encodes the following proteins:
- the LOC110388556 gene encoding membrane primary amine oxidase-like isoform X1, with amino-acid sequence MVPSKSPARLRALLCALPMSSSGPSSLLKTREKKHPAHQIQADRRRTWNALKPAAAMNMKTVLVLLLLALATIFALVCVLLTRARAPSTCQQQPPAQEEADDGHSRVFADLTPEELAQVVQYLRGSLGVPLADAAHAKPSDNCIASVDVQLPAKAEVLRFLDAGGARPSREALAVLYFGAQAEPNVTEYVVGPLPAPTYHRDITVQKYGGKVPYYRRAVTGVEYAAINELIQRELRKAPRFLAACCASDGTDLTTITTAPRGFKSGDRATWFVLFHGIAGSGYFVLPVGLEVLVEHGPLDVSQWYLRQVFYNGHYFPSITELENAFVTNSLKVVVVEKPQGDAVLGSMRPLRSPGAPGPLQFEPQGPRYRVRDNRVTYQGWSIAFGMSPNTGPRLFDIRYRGERIIYELSLQEALALYGSNCPGGMSTRYLDGSFGIGRFAYELVRGIDCPYTATYVDRHYLSESDVPRTNQNSLCIFEHDTALPLRRHFSDTHSLYYGGLRKNTLVIRAVSTLINYDYIWDFMFYSNGAVEVRVHATGYISSSFFHDQGTVYGNKVGPHTLGTMHLHHIHYKVDLDIDGQLNSLESHDMGYKTVSIPWSRGNTLLQPFLHRKRLERENEAAFTLNASLPRYLSFTGPKPNRWGHLRSYRVQVVSFPGEHLPTSSPMEKAISWGRYKLAVTKRKEEEPTSTSVYNQNDPWTPTITFADFINDENIIKEDLVAWISVGFLHVPHAEDIPNTVTVGNSVGFFLRPYNYFDKDPSLYSPDGIYFSSEQEIGACEANPLACLPTATCAPRLSPFHYGGFLNISLGPPLGGH; translated from the exons ATGGTTCCCAGCAAATCCCCGGCACGTCTgagagcactgctgtgtgccCTCCCTATGAGCTCATCTGGGCCATcctctcttctgaaaacaagggagaaaaaacacCCAGCCCACCAAATCCAAGCTGATAGAAGGAGGACTTGGAACGCCTTGAAACCGGCAGCAGCCATGAACATGAAAACCGTGCTcgtgctgctcctcctggcccTGGCCACAATCTTTGCCCTCGTCTGTGTGCTGCTGACCCGGGCACGGGCCCCCAgcacctgccagcagcagcccccggCACAGGAGGAAGCGGATGACGGCCACAGCCGAGTCTTTGCTGACCTGACACCTGAGGAGCTGGCACAGGTGGTGCAGTACCTGCGGGGCAGCCTCGGGGTGCCGCTGGCCGACGCAGCGCACGCCAAACCCTCTGACAACTGCATTGCCTCCGTGGatgtgcagctcccagccaagGCAGAGGTGCTGCGGTTCCTGGACGCCGGTGGTGCTCGCCCGTCCCGTGAGGCACTGGCCGTGCTGTACTTTGGGGCCCAGGCAGAGCCCAACGTCACCGAGTACGTGGTGGGCCCACTGCCAGCACCAACGTACCACCGGGACATCACGGTGCAGAAGTATGGGGGGAAGGTGCCATACTACCGCAGAGCTGTCACTGGTGTGGAGTATGCTGCCATCAATGAGCTCATCCAGCGGGAGCTGAGGAAGGCACCGCGCTTCCTTGCTGCATGCTGCGCATCTGATGGAACTGACCTGACCACCATCACCACTGCACCCCGGGGCTTCAAGTCTGGAGACCGCGCCACGTGGTTCGTCCTCTTCCATGGCATTGCCGGCTCTGGTTACTTTGTCCtgcctgtggggctggaggtgctggtAGAGCATGGACCGCTCGATGTCTCCCAGTGGTACCTGCGCCAGGTCTTCTACAATGGACATTACTTCCCCAGCATCACTGAGCTGGAGAATGCATTTGTGACCAACTCCCTGAAGGTGGTTGTGGTTGAGAAGCCCCAGGGAGACGCGGTGCTGGGCTCCATGAGACCCCTGCGCTCACCTGGTGCTCCGGGACCACTTCAGTTTGAGCCCCAGGGTCCCCGCTACAGAGTCAGGGACAACCGTGTCACCTACCAGGGCTGGAGCATTGCCTTTGGCATGAGCCCCAACACTGGCCCACGGCTCTTTGACATCCGTTACCGTGGGGAAAGGATTATCTATGAGCTGAGCCTGCAGGAAGCTTTAGCTTTGTATGGCTCCAACTGCCCTGGGGGTATGTCCACCCGCTACCTCGATGGCAGCTTCGGCATCGGCAGGTTTGCCTATGAGCTGGTCCGGGGCATTGACTGCCCCTACACGGCCACCTATGTGGATCGGCACTACCTGTCTGAGTCAGATGTCCCCAGAACCAACCAGAACTCACTCTGCATTTTTGAGCATGACACTGCCCTTCCTCTGCGGCGGCACTTCTCTGACACACATTCCTTGTACTATGGAGGGCTGCGGAAAAACACCCTGGTCATCCGTGCTGTCTCCACGCTCATAAACTATGACTACATCTGGGACTTTATGTTCTACAGCAACGGGGCTGTGGAGGTCCGGGTGCATGCCACCGGCTACATCAGCTCCTCCTTCTTCCATGACCAAGGCACTGTCTATGGCAACAAGGTTGGGCCACACACACTGGGGACGATGCACCTGCACCACATTCACTACAAAGTGGACCTGGATATTGATG GGCAGCTGAACTCACTGGAGTCCCACGACATGGGGTACAAGACAGTGAGCATCCCCTGGAGCCGAGGGAACACCCTCCTGCAGCCATTCCTCCACCGGAAGAGgctggagagagagaatgaggCGGCGTTCACCCTCAATGCCTCTCTCCCCCGCTACCTCTCCTTCACTGGCCCCAAGCCCAATCGATGGGGACACCTTCGCAGCTACCGAGTGCAGGTGGTCAGCTTCCCTGGGGAGCACctgcccaccagcagccccatggagaAAGCCATCAGCTGGGGCAG GTACAAGCTGGCTGTCACCAAGCGGAAGGAGGAGGAACCGACCAGCACCAGTGTCTACAATCAGAATGACCCTTGGACACCCACCATCACCTTTGCTGACTTCATCAATGATGAAAACATCATTAAGGAG GACCTGGTCGCGTGGATTTCTGTGGGGTTCCTCCACGTTCCTCATGCCGAGGACATACCCAACACAGTGACTGTGGGGAACAGTGTCGGCTTTTTCCTGAGGCCCTACAACTACTTTGACAAGGACCCCTCTCTGTACTCACCTGACGGCATCTATTTCAGCAGTGAGCAGGAGATAGGGGCATGCGAAGCCAACCCACTCGCCTGCCTGCCCACAGCCACCTGTGCCCCACGCCTTTCACCCTTCCACTATGGCGGCTTCCTCAATATCAGCCTGGGCCCCCCACTTGGAGGGCACTGA
- the LOC110388556 gene encoding membrane primary amine oxidase-like isoform X2 — MSSSGPSSLLKTREKKHPAHQIQADRRRTWNALKPAAAMNMKTVLVLLLLALATIFALVCVLLTRARAPSTCQQQPPAQEEADDGHSRVFADLTPEELAQVVQYLRGSLGVPLADAAHAKPSDNCIASVDVQLPAKAEVLRFLDAGGARPSREALAVLYFGAQAEPNVTEYVVGPLPAPTYHRDITVQKYGGKVPYYRRAVTGVEYAAINELIQRELRKAPRFLAACCASDGTDLTTITTAPRGFKSGDRATWFVLFHGIAGSGYFVLPVGLEVLVEHGPLDVSQWYLRQVFYNGHYFPSITELENAFVTNSLKVVVVEKPQGDAVLGSMRPLRSPGAPGPLQFEPQGPRYRVRDNRVTYQGWSIAFGMSPNTGPRLFDIRYRGERIIYELSLQEALALYGSNCPGGMSTRYLDGSFGIGRFAYELVRGIDCPYTATYVDRHYLSESDVPRTNQNSLCIFEHDTALPLRRHFSDTHSLYYGGLRKNTLVIRAVSTLINYDYIWDFMFYSNGAVEVRVHATGYISSSFFHDQGTVYGNKVGPHTLGTMHLHHIHYKVDLDIDGQLNSLESHDMGYKTVSIPWSRGNTLLQPFLHRKRLERENEAAFTLNASLPRYLSFTGPKPNRWGHLRSYRVQVVSFPGEHLPTSSPMEKAISWGRYKLAVTKRKEEEPTSTSVYNQNDPWTPTITFADFINDENIIKEDLVAWISVGFLHVPHAEDIPNTVTVGNSVGFFLRPYNYFDKDPSLYSPDGIYFSSEQEIGACEANPLACLPTATCAPRLSPFHYGGFLNISLGPPLGGH, encoded by the exons ATGAGCTCATCTGGGCCATcctctcttctgaaaacaagggagaaaaaacacCCAGCCCACCAAATCCAAGCTGATAGAAGGAGGACTTGGAACGCCTTGAAACCGGCAGCAGCCATGAACATGAAAACCGTGCTcgtgctgctcctcctggcccTGGCCACAATCTTTGCCCTCGTCTGTGTGCTGCTGACCCGGGCACGGGCCCCCAgcacctgccagcagcagcccccggCACAGGAGGAAGCGGATGACGGCCACAGCCGAGTCTTTGCTGACCTGACACCTGAGGAGCTGGCACAGGTGGTGCAGTACCTGCGGGGCAGCCTCGGGGTGCCGCTGGCCGACGCAGCGCACGCCAAACCCTCTGACAACTGCATTGCCTCCGTGGatgtgcagctcccagccaagGCAGAGGTGCTGCGGTTCCTGGACGCCGGTGGTGCTCGCCCGTCCCGTGAGGCACTGGCCGTGCTGTACTTTGGGGCCCAGGCAGAGCCCAACGTCACCGAGTACGTGGTGGGCCCACTGCCAGCACCAACGTACCACCGGGACATCACGGTGCAGAAGTATGGGGGGAAGGTGCCATACTACCGCAGAGCTGTCACTGGTGTGGAGTATGCTGCCATCAATGAGCTCATCCAGCGGGAGCTGAGGAAGGCACCGCGCTTCCTTGCTGCATGCTGCGCATCTGATGGAACTGACCTGACCACCATCACCACTGCACCCCGGGGCTTCAAGTCTGGAGACCGCGCCACGTGGTTCGTCCTCTTCCATGGCATTGCCGGCTCTGGTTACTTTGTCCtgcctgtggggctggaggtgctggtAGAGCATGGACCGCTCGATGTCTCCCAGTGGTACCTGCGCCAGGTCTTCTACAATGGACATTACTTCCCCAGCATCACTGAGCTGGAGAATGCATTTGTGACCAACTCCCTGAAGGTGGTTGTGGTTGAGAAGCCCCAGGGAGACGCGGTGCTGGGCTCCATGAGACCCCTGCGCTCACCTGGTGCTCCGGGACCACTTCAGTTTGAGCCCCAGGGTCCCCGCTACAGAGTCAGGGACAACCGTGTCACCTACCAGGGCTGGAGCATTGCCTTTGGCATGAGCCCCAACACTGGCCCACGGCTCTTTGACATCCGTTACCGTGGGGAAAGGATTATCTATGAGCTGAGCCTGCAGGAAGCTTTAGCTTTGTATGGCTCCAACTGCCCTGGGGGTATGTCCACCCGCTACCTCGATGGCAGCTTCGGCATCGGCAGGTTTGCCTATGAGCTGGTCCGGGGCATTGACTGCCCCTACACGGCCACCTATGTGGATCGGCACTACCTGTCTGAGTCAGATGTCCCCAGAACCAACCAGAACTCACTCTGCATTTTTGAGCATGACACTGCCCTTCCTCTGCGGCGGCACTTCTCTGACACACATTCCTTGTACTATGGAGGGCTGCGGAAAAACACCCTGGTCATCCGTGCTGTCTCCACGCTCATAAACTATGACTACATCTGGGACTTTATGTTCTACAGCAACGGGGCTGTGGAGGTCCGGGTGCATGCCACCGGCTACATCAGCTCCTCCTTCTTCCATGACCAAGGCACTGTCTATGGCAACAAGGTTGGGCCACACACACTGGGGACGATGCACCTGCACCACATTCACTACAAAGTGGACCTGGATATTGATG GGCAGCTGAACTCACTGGAGTCCCACGACATGGGGTACAAGACAGTGAGCATCCCCTGGAGCCGAGGGAACACCCTCCTGCAGCCATTCCTCCACCGGAAGAGgctggagagagagaatgaggCGGCGTTCACCCTCAATGCCTCTCTCCCCCGCTACCTCTCCTTCACTGGCCCCAAGCCCAATCGATGGGGACACCTTCGCAGCTACCGAGTGCAGGTGGTCAGCTTCCCTGGGGAGCACctgcccaccagcagccccatggagaAAGCCATCAGCTGGGGCAG GTACAAGCTGGCTGTCACCAAGCGGAAGGAGGAGGAACCGACCAGCACCAGTGTCTACAATCAGAATGACCCTTGGACACCCACCATCACCTTTGCTGACTTCATCAATGATGAAAACATCATTAAGGAG GACCTGGTCGCGTGGATTTCTGTGGGGTTCCTCCACGTTCCTCATGCCGAGGACATACCCAACACAGTGACTGTGGGGAACAGTGTCGGCTTTTTCCTGAGGCCCTACAACTACTTTGACAAGGACCCCTCTCTGTACTCACCTGACGGCATCTATTTCAGCAGTGAGCAGGAGATAGGGGCATGCGAAGCCAACCCACTCGCCTGCCTGCCCACAGCCACCTGTGCCCCACGCCTTTCACCCTTCCACTATGGCGGCTTCCTCAATATCAGCCTGGGCCCCCCACTTGGAGGGCACTGA